The following coding sequences lie in one Equus asinus isolate D_3611 breed Donkey chromosome 1, EquAss-T2T_v2, whole genome shotgun sequence genomic window:
- the LOC123283558 gene encoding olfactory receptor-like protein OLF3, whose translation MGTDNQTWVREFILLGLSNDWDTKVTLFVLFSITYLVTVLGNFLIVLLIRLDSRLHTPMYFFLTNLSLVDVSYATSIVPQMLVHFLAGRKVIPYVSCASQLFFSLGLGGIEFVLLAVMAYDRYVAVCDPLRYSVIMHRALCTRLVITSWVSGSINSLMQTTITFQLPMCTNKFIDHISCELLAVVRLACVDTSSNEIAIMVSSIVLLMAPFCLVLLSYIKIISTILKIQSTEGRKKAFQTCASHLTVVVLCYGMTIFTYIRPHSSPSVLQEKLISVFYAILMPVLNPVIYSIRNKEVKGAWQKLLRQLSGLTSKLAS comes from the coding sequence ATGGGAACAGATAACCAGACTTGGGTGAGGGAGTTTATTCTTCTTGGCCTCTCCAATGACTGGGACACCAAAGTCACCCTCTTTGTCCTGTTCTCCATCACATACTTGGTGACAGTGCTGGGGAACTTCCTCATTGTCCTTCTGATCAGACTGGACAGCAGACTCCACACTcccatgtatttctttctcaCCAACCTCTCCCTTGTTGATGTCTCTTATGCCACAAGCATTGTTCCTCAGATGCTGGTGCATTTTCTTGCAGGACGTAAAGTAATTCCTTATGTGAGCTGTGCATCCCAGTTGTTTTTCTCCCTGGGCTTGGGTGGGATTGAGTTTGTTCTACTGGCAGtaatggcctatgaccgctatgtggctgTGTGTGACCCCCTGAGATACTCGGTCATCATGCATAGAGCACTCTGTACTAGGTTGGTCATCACATCCTGGGTCAGTGGCTCCATCAACTCTCTCATGCAGACCACCATCACCTTTCAGCTGCCCATGTGCACAAACAAGTTTATTGATCACATATCCTGTGAACTCCTAGCTGTGGTCAGACTGGCCTGTGTGGACACCTCCTCCAATGAGATCGCAATCATGGTTTCTAGCATTGTCTTACTGATGGCACCTTTCTGCCTGGTTCTCTTGTCCTACATCAAAATCATCTCCACCATCCTAAAGATCCAGTccacagagggaaggaagaaagcctTTCAGACCTGTGCCTCTCACCTCACAGTGGTTGTCCTGTGCTATGGCATGACCATTTTCACTTACATCCGGCCACATTCCAGTCCCTCTGTCCTTCAAGAGAAGTTGATCTCTGTCTTCTATGCCATTTTGATGCCTGTGCTGAACCCTGTGATTTATAGTATAAGGAATAAGGAGGTGAAGGGAGCCTGGCAGAAACTACTACGACAATTATCTGGATTAACGTCAAAACTGGCAAGTTGA